From the Microcoleus sp. FACHB-672 genome, one window contains:
- a CDS encoding PAS domain S-box protein, producing MPVKNSPFDSSDSECAIDRYPLIVSPHTSVGEVIALMNQTQSSCAMVVETSAEIPALLGIFTEQDVVRLATGEQLGKCRHSKITRVMNSSPVVISPAETEDILAVYNLLCEHQIRHLPVVDLEGRLVGLITQESLLHVLHKPGSDSCRNHCLISNLQTSDSRLPPTASEGARFRSLIENRLLDLVHCDTQAIITRTQEEQAPQKSLLQEEEPAQLAQQLLEVKLAEELIFLQASLLDQVRSAVIATDNAGNIIYWNKFAEQLYLWPAAEVIGKSVVEILCLDTNKALAQEIINSLLETGQWEGEFTVQRKDGTSFVALVRDSVLKNQMGEAIGIVGISVDITKRKQMEEALRQSEERFRRLVETMNEGLIICDANGLATYVNEKFSAMLGYSSTAILGWYVLQFPHKNNQERLQEEIAKRQRGESSSYELELTRKDGQKLFALVSSTPILDTNSQLKGAFSVFTDITDRKRYEEQLKNNQNYLEELVQLRTDEKTKVISQLQKTNKRLKQAIASRQLIVSSLRSSQRFIQRINDTTPHIVYLYDLIEDRNIYINQQFTDLLGYPTTALETAAAKFLVKILHPEDQPALQKLHRQTINAQDGDVVEGEYRLRHANGEWRWFRSRQVIFTRDNAGVPQQILGTCADITERKQSEEALRKSEDRYRAFVAQSSEAISCFEFEPAISVEMSEDEQIQQIFQNAHLAECNDVLAQMYGFNSASEISGIRINNLIPDINPHYIEQVRALIRSGYRLDKLESHEVNAWGDAKYFLTSAVGIIENGFLVRLWTTQLDITERKQMEEALQLTQQQLQHLLASSPAVLYSAGTSPDSATNFISENVTGLLGYQPREFTEDADFWRQHVHPDDLETALAKMLVLFEQGHHTYEYRFLRKDGSYRWMRDEMRLICDAGGNPLEIVGYWADITTQKAAEEEIYKALAQEKELSELRSRFITLTSHEFRTPLCTILSSADLLEFYLEQQTSQKYLQHIQRIQVAAVHMTQMLNDILLIGKSDAGKLECYPAALNLEAFCRQMVEEVQSSNAAASQYTITFRGYGSCTDAWMDEKLLRHIFINLLSNAIKYSEPSQPILFEVSCPHEELILKNETWEAPAQQLLNSYGLPLNAPVVIFRIQDGGIGIPVEDQPRVFESFYRGSNLHTQPGTGLGLAIVKKSVEAHSGQVLLESEVGAGTTFTVILPVQPNCCGT from the coding sequence ATGCCTGTGAAAAACTCGCCTTTTGATTCATCAGACTCTGAGTGTGCAATTGACCGTTACCCTTTAATTGTCAGTCCCCACACCTCAGTCGGGGAAGTGATTGCTCTGATGAACCAGACACAGAGCAGTTGCGCGATGGTGGTGGAAACATCGGCAGAGATACCCGCTTTGCTAGGAATTTTTACAGAGCAAGATGTGGTGCGTCTGGCTACCGGCGAACAGCTAGGAAAATGCCGGCACAGCAAAATTACACGCGTGATGAATTCTTCGCCGGTTGTCATTTCGCCGGCAGAAACAGAAGATATTTTAGCTGTATATAACTTATTGTGCGAACATCAGATTCGTCACCTGCCGGTGGTTGATCTTGAAGGCCGGCTTGTCGGATTAATTACTCAAGAAAGCTTGTTGCACGTACTTCATAAACCCGGCAGCGACTCGTGTAGAAACCACTGTTTGATCAGCAACTTACAAACATCAGATAGTCGCTTACCTCCCACAGCAAGCGAGGGCGCTCGATTCCGCTCTCTGATTGAAAACAGATTATTAGATCTCGTTCATTGCGACACTCAAGCCATCATCACGCGAACTCAGGAAGAACAAGCGCCCCAAAAATCGCTGCTACAAGAAGAGGAGCCGGCGCAACTCGCTCAACAACTGCTGGAAGTCAAACTAGCAGAAGAATTGATATTTCTTCAAGCTTCCTTACTCGATCAAGTACGCAGTGCAGTTATTGCTACCGATAATGCCGGCAACATTATCTACTGGAATAAATTTGCAGAACAACTTTATCTGTGGCCGGCAGCAGAAGTCATCGGTAAATCAGTTGTTGAAATCTTATGCCTGGATACAAACAAAGCACTGGCTCAAGAAATTATTAACTCCTTGCTTGAAACCGGCCAGTGGGAAGGAGAATTTACAGTGCAGCGCAAAGACGGAACCAGCTTTGTCGCATTAGTCAGAGATTCCGTCCTGAAAAACCAGATGGGCGAAGCGATTGGAATCGTTGGCATCTCTGTTGATATCACCAAACGCAAGCAGATGGAAGAAGCGCTCAGGCAAAGTGAAGAACGCTTTCGCCGGCTTGTTGAAACCATGAACGAAGGCTTAATCATCTGCGATGCCAATGGACTCGCTACCTACGTCAACGAGAAGTTTTCAGCCATGTTGGGATATTCCTCAACGGCAATATTAGGCTGGTATGTTCTCCAATTTCCCCATAAAAATAATCAGGAACGTTTGCAAGAAGAAATTGCTAAGCGTCAGCGGGGTGAGAGCAGTTCTTATGAATTAGAATTGACCCGAAAAGATGGTCAAAAGTTATTTGCTCTCGTCTCTTCAACACCCATTTTAGACACGAATTCTCAACTTAAAGGAGCCTTTTCCGTATTTACAGATATCACAGACCGTAAGCGTTATGAAGAGCAATTAAAAAATAATCAGAATTATCTTGAAGAACTTGTTCAGCTTCGCACAGACGAAAAAACTAAAGTTATCTCACAACTGCAAAAAACCAACAAACGACTCAAACAGGCAATTGCCTCCCGTCAATTGATCGTCTCATCCTTGCGATCTTCCCAGCGTTTTATCCAGCGAATTAACGACACAACACCCCATATTGTTTATCTCTACGACCTGATTGAAGATCGCAATATTTATATTAACCAGCAGTTTACAGATCTGTTGGGCTATCCGACAACTGCCCTCGAAACAGCGGCAGCAAAATTTCTGGTAAAAATATTGCATCCCGAGGATCAACCAGCTCTCCAAAAACTACACCGGCAAACGATTAACGCTCAGGATGGAGATGTTGTTGAAGGCGAATACCGGCTACGGCACGCCAATGGCGAATGGCGCTGGTTTCGTAGTCGGCAAGTTATCTTTACCAGAGATAATGCCGGCGTGCCCCAGCAGATTTTAGGTACTTGCGCTGATATTACGGAACGCAAACAATCAGAAGAAGCACTGAGAAAAAGTGAGGATCGCTACCGAGCCTTTGTCGCTCAAAGTTCTGAGGCAATTTCCTGTTTTGAATTTGAGCCGGCAATCTCAGTTGAAATGAGCGAAGACGAGCAAATTCAACAGATTTTTCAAAACGCTCACCTGGCTGAGTGTAATGATGTCTTGGCTCAGATGTACGGCTTTAACTCAGCATCCGAAATTTCAGGCATCCGAATCAATAACCTCATTCCTGATATAAACCCGCACTATATTGAACAAGTGCGTGCCCTGATTCGTTCAGGCTACCGGCTCGACAAACTAGAATCCCATGAGGTTAACGCTTGGGGAGATGCCAAATATTTCTTAACCAGCGCCGTTGGCATTATTGAAAATGGCTTTCTCGTGCGACTGTGGACAACACAACTCGACATCACCGAGCGCAAACAGATGGAGGAAGCACTGCAGCTTACTCAGCAGCAGCTACAACATTTGCTTGCTTCCAGTCCCGCAGTGCTCTACAGCGCCGGCACTTCCCCCGACTCCGCCACGAACTTTATCAGCGAAAATGTAACGGGACTGCTGGGTTATCAACCTCGTGAATTTACAGAAGATGCGGATTTTTGGCGTCAGCACGTTCATCCAGACGACTTGGAAACAGCCTTGGCTAAGATGCTGGTGCTATTTGAGCAAGGACATCACACCTATGAATACCGCTTTTTGCGTAAAGATGGTTCTTATCGCTGGATGCGCGATGAAATGCGCCTGATTTGCGATGCCGGTGGTAATCCTTTAGAAATTGTTGGTTACTGGGCGGATATCACGACGCAAAAAGCGGCAGAGGAAGAAATTTATAAAGCCTTGGCGCAAGAAAAAGAACTTTCTGAACTGAGATCCCGGTTTATCACCCTCACCTCCCATGAGTTCCGCACGCCTTTATGCACGATCCTTTCATCTGCGGATCTGCTGGAGTTTTACCTCGAACAACAGACTTCGCAAAAATACTTACAACATATCCAGCGGATTCAAGTAGCTGCTGTCCACATGACGCAGATGTTAAACGACATTCTGTTGATTGGTAAATCTGATGCCGGCAAATTGGAGTGTTATCCTGCGGCGCTTAATCTAGAAGCGTTTTGCCGGCAGATGGTTGAAGAGGTGCAAAGCAGCAACGCTGCAGCCTCTCAGTACACAATTACGTTTAGAGGTTACGGTTCCTGTACGGACGCTTGGATGGATGAAAAGTTATTACGCCACATTTTTATTAACTTGCTTTCTAATGCCATCAAATATTCAGAACCCTCACAGCCCATCCTTTTTGAAGTAAGCTGTCCGCATGAAGAATTGATATTAAAGAATGAAACATGGGAAGCGCCGGCTCAACAACTTCTCAATTCTTATGGTTTACCGTTGAATGCTCCTGTCGTTATCTTTCGCATTCAGGACGGGGGGATTGGGATTCCTGTTGAAGATCAGCCGCGAGTTTTTGAGTCGTTTTATCGAGGCAGCAATTTGCACACCCAACCGGGCACAGGTTTGGGGCTGGCAATTGTTAAAAAATCTGTAGAGGCTCACAGTGGCCAGGTTCTGCTGGAAAGCGAAGTGGGTGCCGGCACTACGTTTACTGTGATCCTGCCGGTACAGCCCAACTGTTGCGGAACTTGA
- a CDS encoding PAS domain-containing sensor histidine kinase codes for MPDSLRSIPMDAAPEIHEAINYVWNLLKQPFAINQLTNPMSACKLGPCEEQQGLHVEVEQLKQQIRASEARFKNIIDKNADAIVIVDAGGMVHFANPSAEWLFNCTAVELLGQDFFGKLVVERQACEIDTGTIRRIGPSTKKDTRVVQTQVDVLRTDDQHLIAEMRVVETEWEGQRAFLASLRDITERNRAEEALRQSEARLREQTQQLEKTLSELKQTQAQLVQSEKMSSLGQMVAGVAHEINNPVNFITGNLAHAQHYASDLLSLLHVYERHYPNPVPEVVAEREAVDIDFLSEDFPKLMYSMNIGAERIREIVVSLRNFSRLDQAEMKPVNIHEGIDSTLMILQSRLKSTAGHSGISIIKEFGVLPKVECYAGQLNQVFMNLISNAIDALEKQTSPRTISISTSLSSKSTVIIRIADNGPGIPLSHQNKLFDPFFTTKPVGAGTGLGLSISYQIIVEKHGGILKCVSKPNQGAEFWVEIPIRANVPVETL; via the coding sequence ATGCCTGACTCACTTCGTTCAATTCCTATGGATGCTGCTCCTGAAATTCATGAAGCTATCAATTATGTCTGGAATCTGCTCAAGCAACCTTTTGCCATCAACCAATTAACAAACCCTATGTCGGCTTGCAAACTTGGGCCTTGCGAAGAACAGCAAGGGTTACACGTAGAAGTGGAACAGCTCAAACAACAAATCCGAGCCAGTGAAGCTCGCTTCAAAAATATCATTGACAAGAATGCAGATGCAATTGTGATTGTTGATGCCGGCGGCATGGTTCATTTCGCCAATCCATCAGCAGAATGGCTATTTAATTGCACTGCCGTTGAACTGTTGGGCCAAGACTTTTTTGGCAAGCTGGTGGTAGAACGGCAAGCGTGTGAGATAGACACCGGCACGATCCGCAGGATTGGCCCAAGCACAAAGAAAGATACACGGGTTGTGCAAACGCAAGTCGATGTGCTCCGCACGGATGACCAACATCTCATTGCAGAAATGCGGGTTGTCGAGACTGAGTGGGAAGGACAAAGAGCGTTTCTGGCTTCCTTGCGCGATATCACAGAACGTAACCGTGCAGAGGAAGCCTTGCGCCAATCAGAAGCGAGATTGAGAGAGCAAACGCAACAGCTAGAAAAAACATTAAGCGAACTCAAACAAACTCAAGCCCAACTGGTTCAGAGTGAGAAGATGTCTTCTCTCGGACAAATGGTTGCCGGTGTGGCTCATGAAATTAATAACCCGGTTAATTTTATCACCGGCAATCTTGCTCACGCCCAACACTATGCCTCAGATTTGCTCAGCCTTTTGCATGTCTACGAACGGCACTATCCCAACCCCGTCCCGGAAGTTGTGGCTGAACGGGAAGCGGTTGATATCGATTTTCTCAGCGAAGACTTTCCCAAACTTATGTACTCCATGAATATCGGTGCTGAGCGTATCCGTGAAATTGTGGTATCGTTGCGTAACTTCTCTCGCCTGGATCAAGCCGAAATGAAGCCGGTGAATATCCACGAAGGAATTGACAGTACGCTCATGATTTTGCAAAGCCGGCTCAAAAGCACTGCCGGTCATTCAGGGATTTCGATAATCAAAGAGTTCGGTGTATTGCCCAAGGTTGAATGCTATGCCGGCCAGCTCAATCAAGTGTTTATGAATCTTATCTCTAACGCGATTGATGCTTTGGAAAAGCAGACGTCTCCACGAACAATCTCAATTTCCACCTCACTCAGTTCTAAGTCCACAGTTATTATTCGCATTGCCGACAATGGGCCAGGTATTCCTCTGTCTCATCAAAACAAGCTTTTTGATCCGTTTTTTACGACAAAACCTGTGGGTGCCGGCACTGGCTTAGGACTTTCGATTTCCTACCAAATTATTGTTGAAAAACATGGAGGCATTTTGAAATGCGTCTCGAAACCCAATCAGGGAGCTGAGTTTTGGGTTGAAATTCCGATTCGCGCTAACGTGCCGGTGGAAACCTTGTAA
- a CDS encoding response regulator transcription factor, which yields MKKILVIEDEQPVLTNILEILTSGGFNSIGADNGEFGVQLARENTPDLILCDIMMPVLDGYGVLTQLRSEPATAAIPFIFLTAKADKTELRQGMNLGADDYLTKPFRRKELLEAISTRLAKHAALMQQYTAERQRAEALNQKMLELQHMSDTQEELLKKLISELSDPLSNINMAIRLLKNPPPGGHKERYLEILQEEFEREIALLNQVSELQSLLTPDNIRLLRQFNLLNQKSRN from the coding sequence ATGAAGAAGATTCTAGTGATTGAGGACGAGCAGCCTGTTTTAACCAATATCCTAGAGATTCTCACGTCCGGAGGATTCAACTCTATCGGTGCGGATAATGGTGAGTTTGGCGTGCAGTTGGCCAGGGAAAATACCCCGGATTTGATTCTGTGCGACATCATGATGCCAGTCTTGGACGGTTATGGGGTGCTGACTCAACTGAGATCCGAGCCGGCTACCGCAGCGATTCCTTTTATTTTTCTCACCGCCAAGGCGGATAAAACAGAACTGCGCCAGGGGATGAACTTAGGCGCAGATGACTATCTCACAAAACCTTTCCGACGCAAAGAGTTGCTCGAAGCCATTTCTACGCGGCTTGCCAAACACGCAGCGTTGATGCAGCAATATACGGCTGAACGCCAGCGTGCTGAAGCACTCAACCAAAAAATGCTGGAACTTCAGCACATGAGCGACACCCAAGAGGAACTCTTGAAGAAGCTGATTTCTGAGCTGTCCGATCCCCTCTCCAACATCAACATGGCAATTCGACTGCTGAAAAATCCCCCACCGGGAGGCCACAAAGAGCGCTATTTAGAGATTTTGCAAGAAGAATTTGAGCGCGAAATCGCTTTACTCAATCAGGTTTCTGAGTTACAAAGTCTGCTGACGCCAGATAATATCCGCCTTCTGCGTCAATTCAACCTGCTCAATCAAAAAAGCAGGAACTAA
- a CDS encoding PAS domain-containing sensor histidine kinase has product MQQKMRKNREKKTKLFQEKALTQALLNFTTGSAIVVDPTGTIRALNKTAAQRIGKIPDELIGLSLYDLLPSDIAGTRKTKFDEAICTLLPLHFEDKSNNLYFENHINPVWDGLQLNALIVYERDITALKQAESVKAGSENATGQYYRAILDAQSATICRFLITGTLTFVNHACCEYFGKTSEQLLGENFFSLFPEKERVEIQQNLASLTEEKPHETLKFFASESNGNTRCQGWAIRGIFNPEGVPVEFQAVGEDRTAQVEAETTLREKQRLLERITEATPSIIYLYDLIEERNVYCNRAMFAKLGYTPAQIQAMGAAFLPNVMHPEDWAKVQINYEKFAEAKEGEIVEGEYRMRHANGEWRWFYSRDTVFARTADGCPHLLLGISEDITERKQTELDLRSSRQMLHLVIDNIPQAIFWKDRNSVYLGSNRLFAKDAGLDSVENIVGKTDYDFAWKKEEADFFREWDWQVMETDTPQYHMIETQLQADGKQAWLDTNKVPLHDASGKVIGILGTYEDITERKQMEEALQASEERFRLLVEGVKDYAIYLLDAQGYVSSWNTGAERIKGYYAHEIVGKHFSCFYEPKERQLGKPNQQLETCAATGRFESEGWRICKNGSRFWASATLSALRDEVGQLRGFAKVVRDITERKQAEEALQKTNEILGIKVEVQTTELRVVIEQLHQEIGQRTQAEAQAQKSQQKYRSVVDSLKEVIFQTDTAGAWTFLNPAWYEITGFSVEESLGKFFLDFVHPDDQQCQIELFQLLINGQKDYCRQEIRYLTKPNNNSHSGSIRGGISEAAGGYRWLEVFARLNTDDPDKFTGITGTLNDITERKQTEAALRESEERFRRAFEDVATGMALVGLDGSYLQVNRALSEMLGYSELELTATTSQALTHPADVPLCLEIHRNFETGQIYCQQVEKRYIHKNGHTVWAQLTKSLMYGAEGQPLYYVSQIQDITERKQVEAALRESEVFFRQLAENVDEVFWIVTPDFSQMLYVSPMYEQIWGRSCEQVYASPLSWLDAVHLEDREQLMPALAGSMAKLQSSQSSEIVLNQEYRIIRPDGSIRWIWDRSFPVRNAAGEVYRLCRVAKDITGRKQAEEELHKALAKEKELSELRSRFVTMVSHEFRTPLSTILSSADLLEYYCQEWPLEKTEKKLEHLVRIQTAAVNMTQLLNDVLVIGRNDAGKLPFHPTWVDLPTFCCDLIEEFQISADKLHIIEFVQVRPKLSHNIESVYRKFTEVLADEKLLRQILSNLLSNALKYSPKKGQITFKLACQQAQAIFQIQDNGIGIPPEDQQRLFEAFHRAKNVGDIPGSGLGLAIVKRAVDMHSGYITVKSEVGMGTTFTVALPLTNRSNFDEEDSSD; this is encoded by the coding sequence ATGCAGCAAAAAATGAGAAAAAATAGGGAGAAAAAAACAAAATTATTCCAAGAAAAAGCCTTAACCCAAGCGCTTCTAAATTTTACTACCGGCTCAGCCATCGTAGTTGATCCTACTGGCACGATCAGAGCATTGAACAAAACAGCAGCTCAAAGAATCGGAAAAATCCCCGATGAACTCATTGGGTTATCCCTTTACGATCTGTTACCAAGTGATATTGCCGGCACAAGAAAAACAAAATTTGACGAAGCCATTTGCACCCTTTTACCGCTACACTTTGAAGACAAAAGCAATAATCTTTATTTTGAAAATCATATTAATCCAGTCTGGGATGGCTTACAGCTAAACGCTTTAATCGTTTATGAGCGCGATATTACAGCCCTTAAGCAAGCAGAATCCGTAAAAGCCGGCAGTGAAAACGCAACCGGACAATATTACCGCGCCATTCTTGACGCCCAAAGCGCAACAATCTGCCGGTTTTTGATAACCGGCACCCTCACCTTCGTTAACCACGCCTGTTGCGAGTATTTTGGCAAAACATCAGAACAATTGCTAGGCGAGAACTTTTTCTCTCTTTTTCCAGAAAAAGAACGAGTGGAGATCCAACAAAACCTCGCATCCTTAACTGAAGAAAAACCCCACGAAACACTAAAGTTTTTTGCAAGCGAATCGAACGGAAATACTCGCTGTCAAGGGTGGGCAATTCGCGGTATTTTTAACCCGGAAGGGGTGCCGGTTGAATTCCAGGCAGTCGGAGAAGATAGGACGGCACAAGTGGAAGCCGAAACAACGCTGCGAGAGAAGCAACGTCTTCTCGAACGCATTACCGAAGCCACACCCAGTATTATCTATCTTTACGATCTTATCGAGGAGCGAAACGTCTATTGCAACCGCGCGATGTTTGCAAAGTTGGGCTACACACCGGCACAGATTCAAGCAATGGGCGCGGCGTTTCTCCCCAACGTCATGCACCCTGAAGATTGGGCAAAAGTACAGATTAACTACGAGAAATTTGCCGAAGCCAAAGAGGGGGAAATTGTAGAAGGCGAGTACCGGATGCGACACGCCAATGGCGAATGGCGCTGGTTTTATAGCCGCGATACCGTTTTTGCCCGCACAGCCGATGGCTGCCCGCATCTGCTGTTGGGGATCTCTGAAGACATTACCGAACGTAAACAAACTGAGCTTGATCTGCGTTCGTCTCGGCAGATGTTGCACTTGGTCATTGATAATATTCCGCAAGCAATCTTCTGGAAAGATAGAAATTCTGTTTACTTGGGCAGCAACCGTCTGTTTGCCAAAGATGCTGGGCTGGATTCTGTAGAAAACATTGTCGGTAAAACAGATTACGACTTCGCTTGGAAAAAAGAAGAAGCCGACTTTTTCCGCGAGTGGGACTGGCAAGTGATGGAGACAGACACCCCGCAGTATCACATGATTGAAACCCAACTTCAAGCCGATGGCAAACAAGCTTGGCTAGACACCAATAAAGTGCCCCTCCATGACGCCTCAGGAAAGGTAATTGGCATTTTAGGCACTTATGAGGATATAACTGAGCGCAAACAGATGGAGGAAGCGCTGCAAGCGAGTGAGGAGCGATTTCGTCTGTTGGTGGAGGGGGTGAAAGATTATGCAATTTATCTGCTCGACGCCCAAGGATATGTGAGCAGTTGGAATACCGGCGCAGAGCGTATCAAAGGATATTATGCCCACGAGATTGTCGGCAAGCATTTTTCTTGCTTTTACGAACCCAAAGAGCGGCAGTTAGGCAAACCGAATCAGCAGCTAGAAACTTGCGCCGCCACAGGTCGGTTTGAAAGCGAAGGCTGGAGAATTTGCAAAAATGGTTCGCGATTTTGGGCGAGTGCGACGCTCAGTGCCTTGCGAGATGAAGTAGGGCAACTACGGGGTTTTGCAAAAGTCGTGCGCGACATCACCGAACGGAAGCAAGCAGAAGAAGCATTGCAAAAAACCAATGAAATTTTAGGCATCAAAGTTGAAGTGCAGACCACAGAATTGCGTGTGGTGATCGAACAATTGCATCAAGAAATTGGACAGCGTACCCAGGCAGAGGCACAAGCGCAAAAAAGCCAGCAAAAGTATCGCTCAGTTGTTGATAGCCTCAAAGAAGTTATTTTCCAAACAGACACAGCGGGAGCGTGGACATTTCTTAATCCGGCTTGGTATGAAATCACCGGCTTTAGTGTTGAGGAAAGCTTAGGAAAGTTTTTTCTTGATTTCGTCCATCCCGACGATCAGCAGTGCCAGATCGAGCTGTTTCAACTGCTAATTAACGGCCAAAAAGATTACTGCCGGCAAGAAATTCGCTACCTTACCAAGCCTAATAACAACTCGCACAGCGGCTCTATCCGAGGTGGGATCAGTGAAGCGGCTGGCGGCTACCGCTGGCTGGAAGTGTTCGCCCGTCTAAACACCGACGATCCAGACAAATTCACCGGCATCACCGGCACCCTCAACGATATTACAGAACGCAAGCAAACCGAGGCGGCGCTACGGGAAAGTGAGGAACGGTTCAGACGAGCCTTTGAAGATGTGGCCACCGGCATGGCTCTCGTGGGACTCGATGGGAGTTACTTGCAGGTAAACCGTGCGTTGTCTGAGATGCTGGGTTATTCAGAATTAGAATTAACGGCAACAACTTCCCAAGCGCTAACTCATCCCGCAGACGTACCTCTGTGCTTGGAGATTCACCGCAACTTTGAAACCGGCCAAATCTACTGCCAGCAAGTGGAAAAGCGCTACATCCATAAGAATGGCCACACAGTTTGGGCGCAGCTGACAAAGTCCCTGATGTATGGTGCTGAAGGTCAGCCGCTTTATTATGTCTCACAGATCCAAGACATCACCGAGCGCAAGCAGGTAGAGGCGGCGCTGCGCGAATCAGAAGTGTTTTTCCGCCAGTTAGCAGAAAATGTTGACGAAGTCTTTTGGATCGTCACTCCAGACTTCAGCCAGATGCTGTACGTCAGTCCGATGTATGAACAAATTTGGGGTCGGTCTTGTGAGCAGGTTTACGCCTCACCCCTCTCCTGGCTAGATGCCGTACATTTAGAAGATCGGGAGCAGTTAATGCCAGCGCTTGCCGGTTCTATGGCTAAACTTCAGTCCTCTCAATCGAGCGAGATCGTCTTAAATCAGGAGTATCGCATCATCCGACCTGACGGATCTATCCGCTGGATTTGGGATCGCAGTTTTCCTGTTCGCAATGCAGCCGGTGAGGTTTACCGGCTCTGCCGTGTCGCTAAGGATATCACGGGTCGCAAACAGGCAGAAGAAGAACTTCATAAGGCGCTAGCGAAAGAGAAAGAACTTAGCGAATTGCGCTCTCGATTTGTGACAATGGTTTCTCATGAATTTCGCACACCCCTGTCCACTATCTTGTCTTCTGCAGACTTACTGGAATATTATTGCCAAGAATGGCCCCTTGAGAAAACCGAGAAAAAACTCGAACATCTCGTGCGGATTCAAACGGCTGCGGTTAATATGACTCAGTTATTAAATGATGTGCTAGTGATTGGCAGGAACGATGCCGGTAAATTGCCTTTCCACCCCACATGGGTCGATCTTCCTACCTTCTGCTGCGATTTAATTGAAGAATTCCAAATCAGTGCCGACAAGCTCCATATCATTGAATTTGTTCAAGTTAGACCAAAGCTTTCACACAATATAGAATCTGTCTACCGCAAATTTACTGAAGTTTTGGCTGATGAAAAGCTGCTGCGGCAAATCCTCAGCAATCTGCTGTCAAACGCGCTGAAATACTCCCCCAAAAAAGGACAAATCACATTTAAACTCGCTTGTCAGCAAGCACAAGCAATCTTCCAAATCCAAGATAACGGGATTGGGATTCCGCCAGAAGACCAACAGCGACTCTTTGAGGCGTTCCATCGCGCTAAGAATGTTGGAGATATCCCAGGAAGCGGCCTAGGGTTAGCTATTGTAAAAAGAGCAGTAGATATGCACAGCGGCTATATTACAGTTAAAAGTGAAGTTGGTATGGGAACTACCTTTACAGTCGCACTGCCATTAACCAACCGGAGCAACTTTGATGAAGAAGATTCTAGTGATTGA